DNA sequence from the Phoenix dactylifera cultivar Barhee BC4 chromosome 13, palm_55x_up_171113_PBpolish2nd_filt_p, whole genome shotgun sequence genome:
tgatgaatagtatcactttaaatagttttcttcatccattggacaagcctcaatggttagaattcaaaaactagccgttactcactgttgggaggtctgaaagtacttctgcagaactagccgttatgcttttgcccgtgcttgggtcgactcaacttttactggggtcgacccaacttttacttgggtcgactcaagcatcattggggtcgaccctctcagaaaccacagaaccttgtatttcagccttccttcacttgggtcgactcaacattttttgggtcgactcaaggttcagttgggtcgactcaacttccacttgggtcgaccctctcagggtttccagagaacctatttttgaatgtcattgcctttgggtcgactcatgttaacttggggtcgactcaagtttgggtcgactcaagtttcatttgggtcgaccctctcagggtttccatagaactgttttcttgaggcttgaggattgggtcgactcatcctttgcttgggtcgacccaagtactgttcatccgtgccatttttgcagaagtgtgcgagatggtttcttgatgtgccggggtcgactcaatcaatcctggggttgactcaatcaatcttggggtcgactcaatccacactttgctgcaacttaaggttagattcatccatataatcaatgaaataacctttaaacaattttgaatatatgtcatggtagtgctacatactccaaacaatgaaaactactattgtccacttaagagtatgtttcacttgaaactttgccgaattaaaatttagaattcactatccctttcctatcacaaattttatctcattaataatcattgaaatacatcttaatctcattatactaatgtatcgagagtgacagacttattaatgatgtatcgaattaacttgtaacatactcttaatcattgtattaatcatcaaaataccactatcatcctcaagggAGGCACTCCGGAAGTGCCTCCGACCTTCCTCCCTCCAGTGTAGGCATGGGTCTTCGAAGGAAGACGATGAGCCGATCGGGGCAGCTGAGTCAACTCAGCCCTACCCGCTCCCGATGCCCTGTTCGACTTAGCTGGGCTTCTGGCCCATTTCAATGGGCTGGGGCCCTATCCATGGGCCAGCCCAGTTTCAACAGCTTGGCCCTTTACCCCATGGCCCGACCCGTTGGTCAGGGGCAAGCCCGAGATTGGCTTGGCCCATCCTGGCTCGGTTCCGCCTTGCTGGCCCAAACACATGGTCGAGCCCGACCCTTTTACGGATTCTGGGTCAGACCCCAACACCACACCGAGTTGAGTCATCTCGGTGTCCATCACCGGTGCACCCATTGCCTTCGTCTTCAGCGACCTTCTCCTAGCCAAATTAGTGGGCTTTTGCCATCCATCCATGTCCGTGGGCGACATAGGGAGGTTCGGCGCAGCAATAGGAGACCTCGGCCCCGACTCCGGGGGATGATCCTGCACCGGCGTTGTTTGGACGACCTTCGTCATGGTGGCCTTCTTCATCGGCTTGTTCGCCTTCGGCTGCcataccttggttgttgtcaGCCACGGGCCAAAGGGAAGCCGACTCCCCAAACCATCCCCCTTCTTCGACTTAGATGTCGGCTCCTGGAGGGGCTCCTCCGTCTCAGTTTGCTGGGAGCACTGATCTCCCAGATCTCCAGGCATTGCCAGAGCCGTGGGAGAAAAAGGGAATTCCCTCTCTCCGTGCCCCAGCCGGGCACACTTGTAGCAAAAACCAGGTAGGTTTTTGTAGCGAAAAGCCTACCAATATAGGTCAGATCCTACCTGGATGAAAGTCCCTGCCGGATCGGCATGCCCGCATCCACCTCAACCTTGACACGGGCGAATCCAAGTTTTCAGCCCTGGTCGGTGACCTTGTCCAGCGCCAAAGGTCGTCCGGCCTTCACTGCGATACCCCGGATCATCTCCTTCGTCCAGTACTCTATCGGTAAACTTGGCAACCAAAGCCAAACTATCATCCGGCACAACTGATTGGTCCCTGGAACGAAGTTTGGCCGCCAGCGCTCCATAGCCAGGAGCTGACCAGCCACCAGCCAGGGTCCACCTTCCATGGCCGCCTCCCGATCCTTCTCACACCGAAAATGAAACGCAAAGGTCTCGTCCGCCATCATGAACTCCTCGACATCATAGTCGAGTTTTCCGACCACCCGCAACTTCCGACTAATCCATTCCATTGGCATGCGACGACCCAGGCTACGCATGATCACCGTGGTATTATGCCACGCCGCCCTGGCCACCTCCATCTTCTCTGGTGAGATCTCCACCACATCCGTGAAGCGCCGTTTCAGGGCATCCAGCTCCGCCGTCGTGATTTGGTGATTGGTCCATGTCGGCATCCTCAACGAGCCCTTTACCACATTTGTCCATGTCCGGCCCTTCTCGGGTGCTTTTGGAAGGATTCGCTCCCCTTTGTCACCCGAGCTCGCCACCATCTTCTCCGGCTCCGCAGGGCCCATCGTTGCCATCCTCCACAGTACCTCGTGTTTGTTGAAATGCTCCATCGGTAGCACGATTCCTAAAGCACCAACCCAGACAACGTGGACCCCCCTTCTCTCACACCAGGCATTTGGGAGAAGTCCCCACCCACCGCACGAGAATTGGCGCACCTAGGCGCACATCCCGAgtcactctctctctcctcctcactCACACTCTCCTCACTTGGCCCACTCTCTCTTGAGTTTCTCCGAGTGGCCCAGCCTGCCTCTATTTCttgattatttttattagtttttATTTAAAAGTTATTCActcaagaatttttctgacaagtttttaaattattaatctaatgaaaagAAAACCTATAAATCATCCGTTCGATGTAAAATTTGGTGATTGGGTAAATAGCATGCCTGACTTGACTGACACCGCTGACTTATCTCTGTAAGGTACTAATCTTCACAGCAGCTGCTTGGACAAAGTGGTTTCTTTTCCAGCCCCAAACGAACCTCTTCGCATCATCCCACATTACCTAGAATagagcgcaaaaaaaaaaagaccatgtGTACTTGGTACATGATTCAGTGCCAAAAccatacaaaaaaagaaaaaacataaaaaaataaaaaagaaaaaaaagagggtcAGTAGAGGGCCACGAGGCAAGAGGTTCCTCTTCGAGCCTCTATTTTAAACGAAATAGTAGACCGAAGACGGAGCCTCTCCGCGCGGTGGCTTCCTAGCCCTTCACCAGCTGGCTTCCACCTTCCTcgatcttccttcctctccttctccctccctcctccgctctttctctcttttttcttctctttccttctctttctcctcctccgttGTCAGTTCTCGCTTGGTTGTCGGAATTGTCCAAGCCGCGCTGCCCATCGGTACATCTCGGTATGCCTATAATCGGATGGTTCAGGACGGTTCTGCTGACCATATCTCTCACTCCTTTTTTCGTTGAACACATCATAACCTTTGTCATGCCCTGAGCCCAGCACTCATACCCGAAATGTGACACGGCCGCACACTCTCTAGGGCAAAGCCCTAGAAAATACGCAAAGCCTAAAAATATATCACaacctcaatatcattgaacaaTAATGATCTCAATTCATACTAAACAACAAAATTgatccaattacaaaatttgatCATCTAACGAGTATCAGTGGTGCTCTATCTAATCATCCCCTCCACTTGTGATCTCAATCATAGCATGTACTATGTAATCTgtaattttgaaaaagaaaatgaggTTGTGAGCTTTACAGCTCAGTAAGAATCCCCACATATCTACACcaatacaataataatataattatgaAAACCACAAGAAATCATTGCACACATCCTGAAATCACAAATCGGCTATCAATAATGCTTgaataatcaatataaatatgtacatcaaatatcaataaaaattcAGCCACTCAAGAGTGATATATCATACGATATCTCGTAAATCTTTATTAGTGTTTTCAATAATTTTCATTCCATTCTTTTTTAACTTGATCTGGTTTAATTATCGTTTTGACTCTAGGCCAAATCTAGGTCACATCTCTAGCCTATGATGGAGCCTACCAAGATATCACATTTCCGGTCTGTGACGGGACGTGCTATAGTTTTACATTTTCAGTCTATGATGGAACATGCTATAGTTTCACACTTTCAGCCTGTGACGAGGCCTACTATAGTTTCATATTTCTAGCCTATGATGGGGCTTGCCAAAGTATTACATTTTCTACCTATGACGAGGCTTGTCATagtaacgagataagcccaaagttctaatatattcaaatcagttCACATCCgcacatcaatttttttttatttctgactttagactaaccatggtcatATTTTCCATCCGTGACGAAGCAATTAATATAACATGGTTAATCCAGAGCACCATATCCATTAGTCCGATTATGCAAGTGTAAGTTATACTCATATATGCATCCATCATACTATTAATCATAAGCATATATGATTAAAATATGTTTTGATATAGAAACCatcataaaactattcttgcttCTTACTTAACTAGCTCATTagcatatcatatatatataggtaCAAAAATATCTAGATCATGCAGGTTGGTAAACAAAGATTCTTACCTCTttgctaacaatccaaaaaGACGGATCACCTGCCCacattatgatttatgaaccgGGGTCGCAGAACCTGCTTAATGTCCTCTTGACTAAAAGATTGTTCTCTTACAAAACTATATCAACATCAAAAATCCAAACAACTTAGAATTCTCTACTGGTCCATTAAAAGGTCCACCATTACGAGTAATCTAGGACTATCCTATGAGTCCATTTAACTAAAATTTTCTTAAATcaagctagagagagaaaataccaagagaaaaaatggtagagagagaaactagagtATAAGATCTCGTTGGGCTTCTTTCTGCCCGGATGACTATATTTTCATACAAAACTAGAGTCGGCTATGAAACGAGGCCAACTAGATAACAATGCATAATTGTTCGAATTGGTCGGTACAAGGTAATCTAATTTATCTGATCAAGAATTACATAtgaaatcaaaaaaatagattGGGAGTTATCAATTACGGGTCCAATGGTGGCTGACAACAGTCAGGCATAGGACGGGCAGGGTCAACTAGGTAGCAGCATTCGATGATCCAGATTGATCGGATCTGGCCTGTCAAGCCAGTCAAATCGTGAAACAAGAATCGGACCATGGTTCAAGTAACACAATAGGAATTTATGATGATAGAGTCCAACGATACTCGACGATGGTCGGGGTAAGACTAGTATGATGGGTGGTCATAGTGTCACTGGTCTAGAGCCCTCTACTGGGGTCAACCTAGTCCATAATGAGAACACTAGGACCTCCTGTTGGGTCTATAGAATCatataaagagagagaaataaagaaagagaaaccaagataggagagaggagagaggagagaggagagagaaagaagagtctcttcttctttctcaaaGGAGGGgcatctctctcctttcttcttgaTTCAAGGGGGTGGCACAACCACTAAGGTGGCCCAGCCCCGATGACGATGACTGGCTTAGTGATGACCTTCAACTGCGGTCATCGTTGGTGGCGGCGACAACTGCAACAGTGACCGAAGAATGAGAAGCTCGGGTCGGGTGCTGCGAGTCCACAAGGAGGAGATGGGAAGAGGGAGGCTCGGGCGGTGGGGTTGCCGGCATGGTGGCCATGGCCCATGTGGTGCGACGGCGCCTTGCGGCGAGGTAGCCAGCAAAACCCGGAAGAAAAAAGTTAAAATAGGGCACCTCTATTTCAAAAGGTAATCTGGTGATTCGCCGACCCAAATCACCAAGAATAGTGGCAATAAAcctagaaaaagaaggagaggaaagcaGTTTGAGTCCTACCTCAATTCAGCAACAATTCTGCAAGATTTTTGGCAAGGAATCAAGAAGGATACTCGAAAGAAAAGCTTGGAAATTGGCAGCGATATCTCGAGTTTTCGTCAATGAAAcacaaagagagaggaaggaggattAAATAGGAAAATCTCATAGTTCTAGATAATCTCGAATTGCTCTCGGGGAGTTTCTGACTCAGCAGggattggaagaggaagaagactcccatcGGAGTCTTCTTCTCCGCCTGGATCATGCCAGGTAGCATGGTCGGTCTGGGCCTAGCCACTCTGGGTCTGCCCACGAGCCTCTAAAATTTTTGGGTTATTATAACCTCAAATGTTACCATTGATTCTAAAAAGGAATCACTtgcaaatttattcaaattaaaaaaaaaaactaagtacAATCATAAGTATATCTCGTAGTATACTATCTTCTATAACAACCAATTTCTTGTACAAATATCACATGATGACATGAGAGTCAAAATCCTCCCTATCATAGTGACTCTCTTCTCCTGCATCCATCGAATGcaagcaacaaaaaaaagagagttcaAAAGCTGGTCCATAGAGGAAGGAGCGGTCTTAAAGCTGTCCAAAAAAGCAAAAGAGCTGCCCTAAAGTTGACATCAGATTATAAAATCATATTTCGAAAGCGATACTCCTTTGATACAAAAGCTATTGGAGGAGAGATCTGATCTTTAATACTATGAGGACCTGTgcaggcatgtatttagtcctacatcgattattcgttgaatagatcttgggtacttatataagaCTAAGAAACCCAAGAAATACTTTTTGgatagcctttttgggtgagatcttgaattgttacaaatggtattgaGCGGATCCGACCCATAACCTGTGTAGACTAGGGGACACCGcaacacggatccattggggctgaccatgggCCTATCATGGTtattgtgattagatttatatGGATTTGAATTCTTAGCCTAACGAGGATGTCAGAGCTTAAATGAAGAAAGTATATGAGGACCAATGcgggcatatgtttagtcctacatcaattattcgttggatagatcttgagtacttatacaggatcaaggaacccaaataatacctttcaactagcctttttggatgagatcttaGGTTATTATAAATAGTATCAAAGCGAATCCAGCCCATGGCTCATGTGGACATTGTAACAAGGGCTCAGTGAGACTGATAACAGGCCgattgtggtgcttgtgatgattaaatttgaatggatttggacaTCTAATCTGATAAGAGTGTTAGAACTTAAATGGGAAAGTACGTGAGGACTTATGCAGGTGTGTGTTTAgtttcacatcggttatttgctggaaggatcttgggtacttaaacataactaagaaatccaaaaaataccttctagttagcttttttgggtgaggttctgagtcgtgacaaatggtattagagcgaaCTCGACCTATAGCTTATGTAGATTAGGAGATACTGCAGTACAAATTTATAGAGGCCGACTACGGGCTGATCTGGTGCTTATaattagatttaaatagatttgaacccttagcctgacgagaatgTTAGGGCATAAACACGGAGAGTATGTGAAGAtatgtgcgggcgtgtgtttggtcctacatcagttattcactggatagatcttgggtacttatatagaactAAGAAACCTAAGATATATCTTTCGGTTGGCCTTTTGGGTGAGGGCTTGAGTAATTTAAATGCAACCTAAATGCCATatcagaaaaaaattaaaaaataaccaAACTAGCCTTAAGTAATGTAACATCTATCTAAGGAGGAGAACAACCATGAGGCACCATTGGTTTGGAGCTTGATCTTAATAAATCATCAGAAAAAAGTTATATGCCAAGAAAAAAGTAATTTATATCTCTCAAGCAAGTGGAtgcttttaaaattttctaccGCAGAAAACTAGTATCAAGAGTTTTGTTATTTGAGCCAGCCTATTCGTGGTCCAAGTCATTCCATAAAACCGTAACTAATGCACTCTCTAAAAATAAGAGTTCTCACGTACGTATTAATTTGGATCATTTTGATGATAGGTTGCTAGAGCTATCATAATTCTATATGTAGACCTAGGAATCTTCATCCACAACGACAATGTCAATAAATCATATCTATGATATTAGATAAGTAAAACTCAGAATCAGCAAATGATACACCGACATCCCCGATCTCTGTGACATAGTGGgcagagaaggaagaacaaaaCCTAATCAAGAAGGACGCTCGTTGCTGAATGCTAGTCAGAAATTAAGAATGCTCGTCCTCGGATGCTAGTTAGGAAGGAAGCTTGTCGTCGATCATTTGTTAGGAAGGAACACTCATGGTGGGGTGGCGAAGCAAGAAAGAAACCCTAGCTACTCAATCTCGAAGAGAAAAAAACTCCTAAAGACGAAAGACCTCGAAGAGATCGAAGAGTTGGAAAAATGAAAGAGGAGGTCTATTTTTTTATAGGGATAATTTTGACTTTTACAATAAATAAGTGGTTTCACTAATGCTATTAATTTAATCGGGTGTAACTATAGGTTTTACAAAATATGAAGGGTAAGTGTAATAAACCTAAACCTTAGGAAGGAGTTTTGTAAGGTTATTTTtgtcaatttaatttttttttgacgtgGCATTACTCAGTTGAGTTAGAAGCAAAAGGTCCTGACCTGTGACACTGAGCAAAGGCAGTTTCAGCCACATCGGGAGATAGAGACACATGGTAATTCGAATCCACCGAATCAAAGGCTGAATCATTCGCCAAAGCtaggaatttttctttttcaacgaATCCCAGGCATGGATAATAAGAGTCGTCCATTTAATCAGACGCGACTAAAAGGCAAGCTCGAAATCACCGACATTTAGCTTCGGATCCAGAACCTTTGTTCCCTTTGTTGCGTACTAAGGCACGTAAGCTTTTTTCAGCCTTTGATAGGACAATCATCTGACTCTTTTTCAGCGAGAGAACACACTTTCTTTCTGCAGGACTAGGACTCGAAAATAAACCTCAGAGGGGTAAGTATAAGTTTTTCATACTATTAGGTGTATATAAATATACCCCCAATCTCAAGAAGATATTTGTAATTTACTCAAGAAAAGAAATCGAAGAGAAGTAATTTCCTCTTTCTCGTTCGAGGGCAGGAGGACTTATTTTTTACTATTCTAAGACAGAACTTTCTTACCACTCTTACTACtacttgaatctttcttttctaACCAGCCAATGTTGATGTTTTAGATCCGAACCATTCCACCTGCTATATGTACTGGTATTACCCTATAAAGCAAAGTTAGACAATGGAGAAAGACATAGAATTGATAGGAACCATAGCCAAGTGGCTAAGGCAGAATCCAACCAGTTCTTACAACGCCATTCTATCCAtctttttgttatattttaaatGGATAAAACGGCAAAAATATgagaatttataaatttaagagttgcatacattatatatatatatatatatatatatatatatatatatatatatatatatatatggatggaAATAAGTTTTTCTAATTCTAGTTTCATTCATATTTCTATTTTGGGGTTCCTAACGAGCTTGCTATGCTTTCACAACTTGGCAAATCCATCGGAAAAAATTGGATTCAAGccaataaatcaataaataaatattactaTATATAAATTAGTATTTTTGTAtacttttatatatttatatataaatatattactaactataaacaaatatatatagtaATTACTGGGCACGCTCACTCTAGCCTATCCGACGAAGTTTCTCTTGTAGACAGCTTCATTTCCACTAGAAGATCTTGTTTGTCAAACTATATCCCCAGTATATTCATCATCGGAAAAACATTTCTATCTGTGGGTACTTAATGCTTATCTATTGGAAGGCATAACATACTCCATGTGAGATAGGGGTGCCCATAAAAAAAACTATTGAGTTGGGGATATAATAACTATGGCAGGAGTTTACCTTTCTCTGTCAATATAATTCTCTGGAGCTGTATGAACCGACAGTTTATTCAAAAGAGTTAGATTCATAAGTTCCCATGGTTGCCATGTAGAGATGAATCACAATAGCTTTTCACTCCACCTTTGTTAGGGATGGAGCTCCCTATAATGATATACTTGTACACCTGCtattcacacacacacatactgtATATAATGCCAAGGGGCTTTGAGCCAGCTGCAAGAAGGCAGCCTCCAAAACTTTGAGCCTTTATCCTGCTAAAAACCTCGATGTTGAAGGGAGAAAAAGTAGCTGCCTCCTTCCGAAATTTCCTCGAGACCCCCACTGTACCCAATGCAGGGGGGAAAAGATGCAAAAAAATCACTTTTAtcttttattaaaagaaaacgaAACTTTATCATATgcatttagaaaaaaattggaGGTCTTCCTGATATCACTTATGGAAGGGATAGAAAGATCCGATCAAGATTATCTATTaaattttccttttaaaaaagCAACACGTGTATCACAGACGACAAGATctactaaaattatttttgaaggaGAACCATCCATTTATAAAGGGC
Encoded proteins:
- the LOC103695764 gene encoding uncharacterized protein LOC103695764, with amino-acid sequence MGPAEPEKMVASSGDKGERILPKAPEKGRTWTNVVKGSLRMPTWTNHQITTAELDALKRRFTDVVEISPEKMEVARAAWHNTTVIMRSLGRRMPMEWISRKLRVVGKLDYDVEEFMMADETFAFHFRCEKDREAAMEGGPWLVAGQLLAMERWRPNFVPGTNQLCRMIVWLWLPSLPIEYWTKEMIRGIAVKAGRPLALDKVTDQG